One part of the Brevundimonas subvibrioides ATCC 15264 genome encodes these proteins:
- a CDS encoding UvrD-helicase domain-containing protein, which yields MFRVTPNPETAALTDAALPAPRISDLARSRGPGGVAHETPDYLGGLNPEQREAVEATEGPVLVLAGAGTGKTRVLTTRLAHILATGRARPWELLVVTFTNKAAREMRERITHLIGPSAEGLRWLGTFHSVAAQILRRHPELVGLKSSFTILDTDDQERLLKQLLEAANIDTKRWTPKSLSGLIDHWKNRGWTPEKLPPGEDFANGKGQTLYAAYQSRLATLNACDFGDLLLHNLTILSKHADIAEEYRKRFRYILVDEYQDTNVAQYLWLRLLTSSTGNVCCVGDDDQSIYGWRGAEVDNILRFEKDFPGAKIVKLERNYRSTSHILGAASGLIAANRDRLGKTLWTEDQTGDKVRVRGVWDGDAESRLIADEIETAKRDGMKYRDMAVLVRASFQMRAFEERFVLLAIPYTVIGGPRFFERAEIRDAHAYLRLIQSEDDDLAFERIVNVPKRGIGDTSVQKILQIARHNGVSAMTAVRDLITSDELQARTRTALSSFVRDLDRWRALASDTRHWLLTETVLEESGYTDMQKADRATGPARLDNLKELTQAMQSFETLGAYLEHVSLVMDLDRGPSSDAVQIMTLHGAKGLEFPLVFLPGWEEGVFPSQRSIDEKGEKGLEEERRLAYVGVTRAKQDARISFAANRLVYGRWTSQLPSRFVDELPIAHVEAESDTGYYGASGGMKEAKSRWDDAPSFGAGYTSPGWQRAKAFTAGQTPGARPARNAVIEGEGRLIATADPKSGSGFVKGDRVFHQKFGYGAVRIIEGNKLTVEFEKAGEKKVIDTFVEKTSQV from the coding sequence ATGTTCCGGGTCACGCCGAATCCCGAGACAGCCGCATTGACCGACGCCGCCCTGCCCGCCCCCCGTATTTCCGACCTCGCCCGCTCGCGCGGTCCCGGTGGCGTGGCGCATGAGACGCCCGACTATCTGGGCGGCCTGAACCCCGAGCAGCGCGAGGCCGTCGAGGCGACCGAGGGCCCCGTGCTGGTCCTCGCCGGCGCCGGCACCGGCAAGACCCGCGTCCTGACCACGCGTCTCGCCCACATCCTCGCCACCGGTCGCGCCCGCCCCTGGGAGCTGCTGGTCGTCACCTTCACCAACAAGGCCGCGCGCGAGATGCGCGAGCGGATCACCCACCTGATCGGTCCCTCGGCCGAGGGCCTGCGGTGGCTGGGTACCTTCCACTCCGTCGCCGCCCAGATCCTGCGGCGTCACCCCGAACTGGTCGGCCTGAAGTCCAGCTTCACCATTCTCGACACCGACGACCAGGAACGGCTGCTGAAACAGCTGCTGGAAGCCGCCAACATCGACACCAAGCGCTGGACGCCCAAATCCCTGTCCGGACTGATCGACCACTGGAAGAACCGCGGCTGGACACCCGAGAAGCTGCCGCCCGGCGAGGATTTCGCCAACGGCAAGGGCCAGACGCTCTACGCCGCCTACCAGTCGCGTCTGGCGACGCTGAACGCCTGCGACTTCGGCGATCTGCTGCTGCACAACCTCACGATCCTTTCGAAACACGCGGATATCGCTGAAGAATACCGCAAACGCTTCCGCTATATCTTGGTCGACGAATACCAGGACACCAACGTCGCCCAATACCTGTGGCTGCGGCTTCTGACGTCCTCGACCGGCAACGTCTGCTGCGTCGGCGACGACGACCAGTCCATCTACGGCTGGCGCGGGGCCGAGGTGGACAACATCCTGCGCTTCGAGAAGGATTTTCCGGGGGCCAAGATCGTCAAGCTGGAGCGCAACTACCGCTCCACCAGCCACATCCTCGGGGCCGCGTCCGGCCTCATCGCGGCTAACCGCGACCGGCTGGGCAAGACCCTCTGGACCGAGGACCAGACCGGCGACAAGGTCCGGGTGCGGGGGGTCTGGGACGGCGACGCCGAGAGCCGGCTGATCGCCGACGAGATCGAGACGGCGAAACGCGATGGCATGAAATACAGGGACATGGCCGTCCTTGTTCGTGCGTCATTTCAGATGCGGGCGTTCGAGGAGCGGTTCGTCCTGCTCGCCATCCCCTACACGGTCATCGGCGGCCCGCGGTTCTTCGAACGCGCCGAGATCCGCGACGCCCACGCCTACCTCCGCCTGATCCAGTCCGAGGACGACGATCTCGCCTTCGAACGGATCGTCAATGTGCCCAAGCGGGGTATCGGCGACACCTCGGTGCAGAAGATCCTTCAGATCGCCCGCCACAACGGCGTCTCGGCCATGACCGCCGTCCGCGACCTGATCACCTCCGACGAGCTCCAGGCCCGCACCCGCACGGCCCTGTCGTCCTTCGTGCGCGACCTCGACCGCTGGCGGGCCCTGGCGTCCGACACCCGTCACTGGCTGCTGACCGAAACCGTGCTGGAAGAGAGCGGCTACACGGACATGCAGAAGGCCGATCGCGCGACCGGCCCGGCCCGCCTCGACAACCTCAAGGAACTGACCCAGGCGATGCAGTCGTTCGAGACGCTCGGGGCCTATCTCGAACACGTGTCGCTGGTCATGGATCTGGACCGGGGCCCGTCGTCGGACGCGGTCCAGATCATGACCCTGCACGGGGCCAAGGGGCTGGAGTTCCCCCTGGTCTTCCTGCCCGGCTGGGAGGAAGGCGTCTTCCCGTCCCAGCGCAGCATCGACGAGAAGGGCGAGAAGGGCCTCGAGGAGGAACGCCGTCTGGCCTACGTCGGGGTGACCCGCGCCAAACAGGACGCCCGCATCAGCTTCGCCGCCAATCGACTGGTCTATGGCCGCTGGACCAGCCAGCTGCCCAGCCGGTTCGTCGACGAACTGCCCATCGCCCACGTCGAGGCCGAGTCAGACACCGGCTATTACGGAGCCTCCGGCGGCATGAAGGAGGCGAAGTCCCGATGGGACGACGCCCCGTCGTTCGGGGCAGGCTACACCTCCCCGGGCTGGCAGCGCGCCAAGGCCTTCACGGCCGGCCAGACGCCGGGCGCCCGCCCTGCCCGCAACGCCGTCATCGAGGGCGAAGGCCGCCTGATCGCCACCGCCGACCCGAAATCGGGCAGCGGCTTCGTCAAGGGCGACCGGGTCTTCCACCAGAAGTTCGGCTACGGCGCGGTCCGGATCATCGAGGGGAACAAGCTGACGGTGGAGTTCGAAAAGGCGGGCGAAAAGAAGGTCA
- a CDS encoding ribbon-helix-helix domain-containing protein, translated as MLKKRSVTLAGHATSVALEPEFWAVLDGIAAERNLSHAGLLVWIDQTRGRRPLASACRLLALEHAGSGSITR; from the coding sequence ATGCTCAAGAAGCGATCCGTTACCCTGGCCGGCCATGCCACCTCCGTGGCGCTGGAGCCCGAGTTCTGGGCCGTTCTCGACGGGATCGCCGCCGAGCGAAACCTCAGCCATGCTGGCCTTCTGGTCTGGATCGACCAGACCCGCGGGCGTCGCCCCCTCGCCTCGGCCTGTCGTCTCCTCGCGCTGGAGCACGCAGGGTCAGGATCCATCACTCGCTAA
- a CDS encoding Coq4 family protein yields MTMDTVADPEEFQSLKPQRLQPVAAFRAFRKLIRDKEDTAQVFEIMKALSGRSQARGYGRMLRTMEGGRQAFLRDELAQRLDDPVWLAQFADGTVGAEYRAFREARGFTADGLAAVEREVVPFIDAPHPIVWYSRRLRDIHDIWHVLTGYGTDALGEACVVSFSYGQTRNLGFAFIGYGAAREIQRENRAIPARRAVLQAWRNGRAARWLPGLDYEALFREPLDAARSRLKIAPPTVYAAVPEAVRAAVKLRA; encoded by the coding sequence ATGACCATGGATACGGTTGCCGACCCGGAAGAGTTCCAGTCGCTGAAGCCGCAGCGGCTCCAGCCCGTCGCGGCCTTCCGCGCCTTTCGCAAGTTGATCCGCGACAAGGAAGACACCGCCCAGGTCTTTGAAATCATGAAGGCCCTGTCCGGTCGATCGCAGGCCCGCGGCTATGGCCGGATGCTGCGAACCATGGAGGGCGGTCGTCAGGCCTTCCTGCGCGACGAACTGGCGCAAAGGCTGGACGATCCCGTGTGGCTGGCGCAGTTCGCCGACGGGACGGTCGGGGCGGAATATCGGGCGTTTCGCGAGGCGCGCGGCTTTACCGCGGACGGCCTCGCCGCCGTCGAGCGCGAGGTGGTGCCCTTCATCGACGCGCCGCATCCGATCGTCTGGTACTCCCGGCGGCTGCGGGACATCCATGACATCTGGCACGTCCTGACCGGCTACGGCACCGATGCCCTGGGCGAGGCCTGCGTGGTGTCGTTCTCCTACGGCCAGACCCGCAATCTCGGCTTCGCCTTCATCGGCTACGGCGCGGCGCGAGAGATCCAGCGCGAGAACCGGGCCATTCCGGCGCGGCGGGCGGTGCTGCAGGCCTGGCGTAACGGACGCGCGGCGCGGTGGCTGCCGGGACTGGACTACGAGGCCCTGTTCCGGGAGCCGCTGGACGCAGCGCGCAGCCGCCTCAAAATCGCGCCGCCGACGGTCTATGCGGCCGTGCCCGAAGCGGTGCGAGCCGCCGTGAAGCTGCGGGCGTGA
- a CDS encoding type III polyketide synthase, translating to MSSPTPAPTPRLNALSTAWPPFTLRQEDVAANGAELFATTHGGFKRLEPIYRNSLIETRHSCVPIEWYLQPHSFAERNRLFLDNAVALMAESATKALDEAGLTADQIDCIVTVCSTGIATPSLEAHLMQVMPFRPDVRRVPLFGLGCAGGVLGLARAAEAAKAWPESRVLLLVVELCALTFRYQDRSKSNLVATALFGDGAAAAIVSCRDDGTGPVLGASHEHTWPDSLDVMGWDVADDGLKVVFSRDIPALVQNDFQPIAEAFLSTNGLTAAGVGGFVCHPGGAKVIEALEGVFTLCSGEMRHTRDVLREHGNMSSATVLFVLKATLEANEPGPWLLTTLGPGFTTALMLVHPQ from the coding sequence TTGTCCAGTCCGACACCTGCGCCGACCCCCCGCCTGAACGCCCTCTCGACCGCCTGGCCGCCCTTCACCCTCAGACAGGAAGATGTCGCCGCGAACGGGGCCGAGCTGTTCGCCACGACCCATGGCGGCTTCAAGCGGCTGGAGCCGATCTACAGGAACTCGCTGATCGAGACGCGCCACTCCTGCGTCCCCATCGAATGGTATCTGCAGCCCCACAGCTTCGCGGAGCGCAACCGGCTGTTCCTCGACAACGCCGTCGCCCTGATGGCCGAGAGCGCCACAAAGGCGCTGGACGAGGCCGGCCTGACCGCGGATCAGATCGACTGCATCGTCACCGTCTGCTCCACCGGCATCGCCACGCCGTCGCTGGAGGCGCACCTGATGCAGGTCATGCCGTTCCGTCCGGACGTGCGCCGCGTGCCCCTGTTCGGGCTCGGCTGCGCGGGCGGCGTCCTCGGTCTGGCCCGGGCGGCGGAGGCGGCGAAGGCCTGGCCCGAAAGCCGCGTCCTGCTGCTGGTCGTGGAACTGTGCGCGCTGACCTTCCGCTATCAGGACCGGTCGAAGTCCAATCTGGTCGCCACGGCTCTGTTCGGCGATGGCGCGGCGGCGGCCATCGTCTCGTGCCGCGACGACGGCACCGGCCCCGTGCTGGGAGCCAGCCATGAGCACACCTGGCCCGACAGCCTTGACGTCATGGGCTGGGACGTCGCCGACGACGGGTTGAAGGTCGTCTTCAGCCGCGACATCCCGGCCCTGGTCCAGAACGACTTCCAGCCGATCGCGGAGGCTTTCCTGTCGACCAACGGCCTGACCGCCGCCGGGGTCGGTGGCTTCGTCTGCCACCCCGGCGGGGCCAAGGTCATCGAGGCCCTGGAGGGGGTCTTCACCCTCTGTTCCGGCGAGATGCGTCACACCCGCGACGTGCTTCGTGAGCACGGCAACATGAGCTCGGCGACGGTCCTGTTCGTGCTGAAAGCGACGCTGGAGGCGAACGAGCCGGGGCCATGGCTGCTCACCACCCTGGGGCCGGGGTTCACCACGGCGCTGATGCTGGTCCACCCGCAATGA
- a CDS encoding isoprenylcysteine carboxyl methyltransferase family protein: MMWFLIVLGLVVAQRLGELWLADRNTRGLLADGAVEIGAGHYPLFVILHTAWLSALAIFTPWTAVPNPWLLAVYVILQFGRVWVIATLGRYWTTRIITLPGAPLVRSGPFRFVRHPNYWVASLEIAILPLVFGQVWIALVFSVLNGILVAYRIRIEERALADRET, from the coding sequence ATGATGTGGTTTCTGATCGTCCTGGGCCTCGTGGTGGCCCAGCGGCTGGGCGAGCTCTGGCTGGCCGACCGGAACACCAGGGGTCTGCTGGCCGATGGCGCGGTGGAGATCGGCGCGGGTCACTATCCGCTGTTCGTCATCCTGCACACCGCCTGGCTGTCCGCCCTGGCCATCTTCACGCCCTGGACGGCCGTGCCGAACCCCTGGTTGCTGGCGGTGTACGTCATCCTCCAGTTCGGCCGGGTCTGGGTCATCGCCACACTGGGTCGCTACTGGACGACCCGCATCATCACCCTGCCCGGTGCCCCGCTTGTGCGATCAGGGCCGTTTCGGTTCGTGCGTCACCCCAACTACTGGGTGGCCTCGCTGGAGATCGCCATCCTGCCGCTGGTCTTCGGACAGGTCTGGATCGCGCTTGTGTTCAGCGTCCTGAACGGCATTCTGGTCGCCTACCGCATCCGTATCGAGGAGCGGGCCCTGGCCGACCGCGAGACCTGA
- a CDS encoding SIMPL domain-containing protein, producing MPVDRSSLLPPAIFGGLIAIGLIGSGIAIGGGVINAQVGNRQVTVRGVAERNVVADLAVLTINFSHSGDDLDAVTGKIDSDLLKVQQFLKAQGYPDDALTNGRLSVTDNKANAYQPAVDVLHYTATNSVTIRTRDVARVAQTQRSLDDLVRQDVLIGFADPLYVYTKLNEVRPSMIAEATASARSGAEQFAKDSGAPLGPIRQATQGSFEILAREDIDNESTSLDKRVRVVATVTYQLR from the coding sequence GTGCCAGTCGACCGCAGCAGCCTTCTACCGCCCGCCATCTTCGGCGGCCTCATCGCCATCGGTCTGATCGGGTCCGGCATCGCCATCGGCGGCGGGGTCATCAATGCCCAGGTCGGCAACCGGCAGGTCACCGTGCGCGGCGTGGCCGAGCGCAACGTCGTGGCCGATCTGGCCGTCCTGACCATCAACTTCAGCCACTCGGGCGACGATCTCGACGCCGTCACCGGCAAGATCGACAGCGATCTGCTCAAGGTCCAGCAGTTCCTGAAGGCCCAGGGCTATCCCGACGACGCCCTGACCAACGGCCGCCTGTCGGTCACCGACAACAAGGCCAACGCCTATCAGCCCGCCGTCGACGTGCTGCACTACACTGCCACGAACTCGGTCACGATCCGTACGCGCGACGTCGCGCGGGTGGCCCAGACCCAGCGCTCGCTGGACGATCTGGTGCGCCAGGACGTGCTCATCGGCTTCGCCGATCCGCTGTACGTCTACACGAAGCTGAACGAGGTCCGGCCGTCCATGATCGCCGAAGCGACCGCCTCGGCCCGCTCGGGTGCCGAACAGTTCGCCAAGGACTCCGGCGCGCCGCTGGGCCCGATCCGTCAGGCGACCCAGGGCTCGTTCGAGATTCTCGCCCGCGAGGACATCGACAACGAATCCACCTCACTGGACAAGCGCGTCCGCGTGGTGGCGACGGTCACCTATCAGCTGCGCTAG